A portion of the Leptospira kanakyensis genome contains these proteins:
- a CDS encoding PP2C family protein-serine/threonine phosphatase has translation MKTVLYTRVLIWTPIIFIGYFISAQIGFKIAFLNSQVSPVWPPEGVGLASLLLLGPIALPGIYLGATLANFFNNPHIQTAFIIGIGNTLSSYVNYRIIKRVAEKTDPIYSTKNLIYFLSIGTIPGSFISTVLGVTSLWYWDFLSTELYFNVFFTWFSGEMLGFLIVAPLLYVWFHPKAKLKLELHKQVELLLWIILVYVSGTIAFSDEWPLLFLPIPFVIVTSIRFRQFGATLATVVLAFTAVTLTIDGKGVFARRDESGLSINDSLIFLDAFLFCISGIAYFLVTATRERERAQQASLNSLQVLNELKEKANEELEKKVLERTAVIEEQRVEIEKQLDMAKRIQESLFPQKEIFPEGVEILFKNIPMMKVGGDLYDIVWRPEKQELGVFICDVSGHGIPAALLSALVKTSLDKWKEDPSDLKENLESIRTQIIPNLREHFVTASLLHLHTDSGSLTFARAGHFPLFIIRKSGALVSLKPMGRIITPIFAILAEEERFQLETGDLIVMLTDGLTEAREPESLQMFGEERLLHLIRDMRGLPLKEIRDQVFQSVIQISGGITAIQDDLTFGLIRYTGSVDEKVKVGS, from the coding sequence ATGAAGACTGTCCTTTATACAAGAGTTTTGATTTGGACACCCATCATCTTCATTGGGTATTTCATCTCTGCACAAATTGGATTTAAAATTGCCTTCTTAAATAGCCAAGTATCTCCTGTTTGGCCACCGGAAGGTGTTGGACTTGCTTCCCTACTTCTTCTTGGTCCCATTGCTCTTCCGGGAATTTATCTAGGTGCCACACTCGCTAATTTCTTTAACAACCCACACATTCAAACAGCGTTTATTATAGGGATCGGAAACACTCTCAGTAGTTATGTAAATTATAGAATCATAAAGAGAGTCGCAGAAAAAACAGATCCCATCTATTCGACAAAGAACCTTATTTATTTTTTAAGTATTGGAACCATCCCTGGATCCTTCATTAGCACAGTGCTTGGTGTCACAAGTTTATGGTATTGGGACTTTTTATCTACAGAACTTTATTTTAATGTATTCTTTACTTGGTTCTCGGGAGAGATGTTGGGGTTTCTCATTGTTGCCCCTTTGCTTTATGTTTGGTTCCATCCCAAAGCAAAACTAAAATTAGAACTTCATAAACAAGTAGAGCTACTCCTTTGGATCATTTTAGTTTATGTTTCGGGAACTATTGCTTTTAGTGATGAATGGCCCCTTCTCTTTTTACCTATCCCTTTTGTTATCGTTACAAGCATTCGGTTCAGACAATTCGGAGCTACACTTGCCACCGTTGTACTCGCCTTTACCGCTGTTACACTTACGATTGATGGGAAAGGTGTTTTTGCGAGGAGGGACGAATCTGGTCTCTCTATCAATGACTCCCTTATTTTTTTGGATGCCTTTTTGTTTTGTATCAGCGGGATTGCCTACTTTTTAGTAACAGCCACTAGAGAAAGAGAAAGGGCACAACAAGCCTCTTTGAACTCTTTGCAAGTTCTGAATGAACTCAAAGAAAAAGCCAATGAAGAGTTGGAAAAAAAAGTTTTAGAAAGAACTGCCGTCATTGAAGAACAACGAGTGGAAATCGAAAAACAATTGGATATGGCCAAACGCATCCAAGAATCCCTTTTTCCACAAAAAGAAATTTTTCCCGAAGGTGTGGAAATCCTTTTTAAGAACATTCCTATGATGAAAGTGGGCGGGGATTTATACGATATCGTATGGAGACCCGAAAAACAAGAATTAGGTGTTTTTATCTGTGACGTTTCGGGTCACGGGATTCCCGCGGCTCTTCTTAGTGCTCTTGTCAAAACATCTCTCGACAAATGGAAGGAAGACCCTTCTGACCTAAAAGAAAATTTAGAATCCATTCGGACTCAAATCATTCCTAACCTTAGAGAACATTTTGTAACGGCAAGTTTACTCCACCTTCATACCGACTCTGGATCACTAACCTTTGCAAGGGCTGGCCACTTTCCCCTTTTTATCATTCGTAAATCGGGAGCACTGGTAAGTTTGAAACCCATGGGAAGGATCATCACTCCTATTTTTGCCATCTTAGCGGAAGAAGAAAGATTCCAACTAGAAACTGGGGATTTGATTGTTATGCTCACCGATGGTTTGACGGAAGCCAGAGAACCCGAGTCCTTACAAATGTTTGGAGAAGAAAGACTACTTCACTTAATTCGTGATATGCGGGGACTCCCTTTAAAAGAAATTCGAGACCAGGTGTTCCAATCGGTCATCCAAATTTCTGGAGGAATCACCGCCATCCAAGACGATTTGACCTTTGGCCTCATTCGTTATACGGGTAGTGTCGACGAAAAGGTTAAGGTTGGATCATAG
- a CDS encoding ABC-F family ATP-binding cassette domain-containing protein, with the protein MDIVLVSVSKLSKTIGEKKLFSNLDFSISEGEKLAIVGINGSGKSTLLRALLGKEETDSGQIIKNNNLKISILDQNPIFDPKETILDHIYKGDNKLVKTIRQYEDICERMSEGEEGLDDAFTNASQEMDRLSAWDYEQQIKSILKELGVERLERKMSELSGGMLKKVELAKSLIDESNLLILDEPTNHLDVKSILWLEEYLAGLDKAIILITHDRYFLDRIVTKILELDRGSHFLYEGNYSIYLERKVEREETLQKQEDKIKQFLKQEVKWLKRQPKARSTKQKARIDRASDLQNREKREIQKDLELSVAAKRQGKTILEIHNLKKGIADKLLINDFTYTFKAKERLGIIGPNGIGKSTLLNLMSGRITPDSGFIKPGMNTKVGYFDQTSSELPLERNVLDYIKDVAGEMIETESGEKISASKMLERFLFDGKLQYTPIAKLSGGERRRLFLVQILMTGPNFLILDEPTNDLDIQTLSVLESFLDEFPGTVVIVSHDRYFLDRTAESLLIFRKEGKLDHYIGTFSSFLETDSLELENEQSSPKSKEVPQTTVVSDKPQKSKQDQKKLSKLESEIAKLESSKQELEKKLSTFANDHTELQKISEEIQKIEAEILYKMEEWEMLQSE; encoded by the coding sequence ATGGACATTGTGCTAGTTTCCGTATCCAAACTTTCCAAAACCATCGGCGAAAAAAAACTTTTTTCGAATCTTGACTTCTCTATCAGTGAAGGAGAAAAACTTGCCATTGTGGGTATCAATGGATCGGGTAAATCCACCCTTCTCCGCGCCCTTCTTGGAAAAGAAGAAACCGATTCTGGACAAATCATAAAAAACAATAATCTTAAAATTTCTATCCTCGATCAAAATCCTATCTTTGATCCCAAGGAAACCATCCTCGATCATATTTATAAAGGTGATAACAAACTAGTCAAAACCATCCGCCAGTATGAAGACATTTGCGAACGAATGAGCGAAGGGGAAGAAGGACTTGATGATGCATTCACAAATGCCTCTCAAGAAATGGACAGACTTTCTGCTTGGGATTACGAACAACAAATTAAGTCCATATTAAAAGAGTTAGGTGTCGAAAGACTCGAAAGAAAGATGTCTGAGTTGTCAGGTGGGATGCTAAAAAAAGTCGAACTGGCCAAATCTCTCATTGATGAAAGTAATTTACTGATTTTGGATGAACCAACAAACCACTTAGATGTAAAATCTATTTTATGGTTAGAAGAATATCTGGCTGGCCTCGACAAAGCCATCATACTCATCACACACGATCGTTATTTTTTGGATCGGATTGTAACCAAAATTTTAGAACTGGACCGCGGTAGTCATTTTCTCTATGAAGGAAACTATTCGATTTATTTAGAACGAAAGGTTGAGAGAGAAGAAACCCTTCAAAAACAAGAAGATAAAATCAAACAATTTCTCAAACAAGAAGTGAAGTGGTTGAAACGCCAACCCAAAGCTCGTTCCACAAAACAAAAAGCAAGGATTGATCGTGCAAGCGACCTCCAAAATAGAGAAAAACGCGAAATACAAAAAGATCTAGAACTGAGTGTTGCTGCCAAACGCCAAGGGAAAACCATTTTAGAAATTCATAATCTAAAAAAAGGAATCGCAGACAAATTACTCATTAATGATTTCACTTATACCTTCAAAGCAAAAGAAAGACTGGGTATCATTGGACCAAACGGAATTGGAAAATCTACACTTCTGAACCTTATGTCTGGCCGCATTACGCCTGATAGTGGATTCATCAAACCAGGGATGAACACAAAGGTTGGATACTTTGACCAAACCAGTTCCGAACTTCCATTGGAAAGAAATGTACTCGATTATATCAAAGATGTGGCTGGTGAAATGATTGAAACCGAATCAGGAGAAAAAATTTCAGCATCAAAGATGTTGGAAAGGTTTCTTTTTGATGGGAAATTACAATACACTCCCATCGCCAAACTTTCTGGAGGTGAAAGGCGGAGGCTTTTCCTCGTTCAGATTCTGATGACTGGGCCGAACTTTCTCATCTTAGATGAACCAACCAACGATTTGGACATCCAAACACTTTCTGTTTTGGAATCATTTTTAGATGAATTTCCAGGAACCGTTGTGATCGTATCTCACGATCGTTATTTTTTAGACCGCACAGCAGAGAGCCTTCTTATCTTTCGTAAAGAAGGAAAACTGGATCATTACATTGGAACCTTTTCTTCCTTTTTGGAAACCGATTCTTTAGAATTAGAAAACGAACAGAGTTCCCCAAAATCAAAAGAAGTTCCACAAACGACAGTAGTTTCGGACAAACCACAAAAATCCAAACAAGACCAAAAGAAACTCTCGAAATTGGAGTCAGAAATCGCCAAACTAGAATCCTCCAAACAAGAACTAGAAAAGAAATTGAGTACATTCGCAAATGATCATACGGAACTTCAAAAAATATCTGAAGAAATCCAAAAGATAGAAGCGGAAATTCTTTACAAAATGGAGGAATGGGAAATGCTTCAATCCGAATGA
- the ilvC gene encoding ketol-acid reductoisomerase, whose product MANIYYDDSCDLNLLKGKTIAVIGYGSQGHAQAQNMKDSGLKVIIGLRDGSKSVKEAKEAGFEVYNVAEAAKKADIIQILAPDTIQADMYKADIEPNLTEGKALVFSHGFNIHYDLITPPKNVDVYMVAPKGPGHLVRRVYTEGGGVPCLIAIYQDATGQAKARALAHASGVGGGRAGILETSFREETETDLFGEQVVLCGGVANLIMSGFETLTEAGYDPEIAYFECLHEVKLITDLIYEGGLARMRYSISDTAEYGDYISGPRIIDAGVKARMKDVLTDIQKDKGAAFAKRWMADTKAGYPEYKKLKEKNAAHPIEAVGTKLRSMMKWLAK is encoded by the coding sequence ATGGCAAATATCTATTACGACGACAGTTGCGATCTAAATCTCCTTAAAGGTAAAACCATTGCAGTGATTGGCTACGGAAGCCAAGGTCACGCCCAAGCTCAAAACATGAAAGATTCTGGTTTGAAAGTCATTATTGGACTTCGCGACGGATCTAAATCAGTAAAAGAAGCCAAAGAAGCTGGCTTTGAAGTGTACAATGTTGCGGAAGCTGCAAAAAAAGCAGACATCATCCAAATCCTTGCTCCAGACACAATCCAAGCTGACATGTATAAGGCGGATATTGAACCAAACCTTACCGAAGGAAAGGCTCTTGTATTCTCTCATGGATTTAACATCCATTACGATCTCATCACTCCTCCTAAAAACGTAGACGTGTATATGGTAGCTCCGAAAGGTCCAGGACACCTCGTTCGCCGTGTTTACACAGAAGGTGGTGGAGTTCCTTGTTTAATTGCAATTTACCAAGATGCAACTGGCCAAGCAAAAGCTCGCGCCCTCGCTCACGCAAGTGGAGTAGGCGGAGGAAGAGCTGGAATTTTAGAAACATCTTTCCGTGAAGAAACAGAAACTGACCTTTTTGGGGAACAAGTAGTTCTTTGTGGTGGTGTTGCGAACCTCATCATGAGTGGATTCGAAACACTAACAGAAGCAGGATACGATCCAGAAATCGCTTACTTCGAATGTTTACATGAAGTGAAACTCATCACTGATTTAATTTACGAAGGTGGACTGGCACGTATGCGTTATTCCATCTCTGATACTGCAGAGTATGGAGATTATATCAGCGGACCACGTATCATTGATGCTGGCGTGAAAGCTCGTATGAAAGACGTTCTCACTGATATCCAAAAAGATAAAGGTGCAGCGTTCGCTAAACGTTGGATGGCGGATACAAAAGCTGGATACCCAGAATACAAAAAACTCAAAGAAAAAAATGCAGCCCACCCCATCGAAGCAGTAGGAACTAAACTACGTTCGATGATGAAATGGCTTGCGAAGTAA
- a CDS encoding thiolase family protein: MKVTQKIVLAAPARTPFAQIGKALSHYSGHHLGKIVGEEVMKRSGLKPTDIDGVIVGEGFSNAPNSARVIANLLGLPMEIPCLTVANNCVSGLEAVAEATRRISLGEGKVFLVIGEESQTSMPFVVKNARLNKKTNSLDALVKLLPNDLPEGVELRDTLEDGLGDGETSFGMQVTAEILAQNYALARETQDKVAYESFKRAFDATQEGRYKPYIMEVKDDEGNMLQADEAVLLREGLVKNPTRMGRAMLLFDNPQMKFDQFKEKYSKYLKKSHGPTLSIFNASPRSDGAAGIIVASEDAAKKLGLTAKAYVNGFNMRGVDPNLMGLGQAEATIALLGETGDKIENIDIIEIHEAFAATAVAALEEIKSRTGLDWEKKFDEKKINPNGGSISIGHPFGATGVRLLHNAIMDFEENKDVKKVLVTACAHGGIAGSMIVERA, translated from the coding sequence ATGAAAGTAACACAAAAGATAGTACTCGCAGCACCTGCACGAACTCCTTTTGCTCAAATTGGAAAGGCGCTCTCGCATTACTCTGGTCACCACCTTGGTAAAATCGTTGGTGAAGAAGTTATGAAACGCAGTGGTTTGAAACCTACTGATATTGACGGTGTGATCGTTGGAGAAGGTTTTTCTAACGCACCTAACTCGGCACGTGTGATTGCAAACTTGCTTGGACTTCCTATGGAAATTCCATGCCTTACAGTTGCAAACAACTGTGTATCTGGTTTGGAAGCAGTTGCGGAAGCAACTCGTCGTATTTCCCTTGGTGAAGGAAAAGTTTTCCTAGTGATTGGTGAAGAGTCACAAACTTCTATGCCATTTGTTGTTAAAAATGCTCGCCTTAACAAAAAAACAAACAGTTTAGATGCACTTGTTAAACTTCTTCCTAATGACCTTCCTGAAGGTGTAGAACTTCGTGATACACTAGAAGACGGACTTGGTGATGGTGAAACTTCTTTCGGTATGCAAGTAACGGCAGAAATTCTCGCACAAAACTACGCACTTGCTCGTGAAACACAAGACAAAGTAGCTTACGAATCTTTCAAACGTGCCTTTGATGCCACTCAAGAAGGTCGTTACAAACCATATATTATGGAAGTGAAAGATGACGAAGGTAACATGTTACAAGCTGACGAAGCAGTTCTTCTTCGTGAAGGCCTAGTCAAAAACCCTACTCGTATGGGTCGTGCGATGTTACTCTTTGACAACCCTCAAATGAAATTTGACCAGTTCAAAGAAAAATACAGCAAATACTTAAAGAAATCTCATGGACCAACACTTTCTATCTTCAATGCAAGCCCACGTTCTGATGGAGCGGCTGGTATCATTGTAGCATCTGAAGATGCGGCTAAAAAATTAGGTCTTACTGCAAAAGCTTATGTGAATGGTTTTAACATGCGTGGTGTGGATCCAAACCTTATGGGTCTTGGCCAAGCGGAAGCAACGATTGCACTTCTTGGTGAAACTGGTGATAAAATCGAAAACATCGACATCATCGAAATCCACGAAGCATTTGCTGCAACAGCAGTAGCGGCTCTTGAAGAAATCAAATCTAGAACTGGTCTTGACTGGGAAAAGAAATTTGATGAGAAAAAAATCAACCCGAACGGTGGATCTATCTCCATTGGACACCCGTTTGGTGCTACTGGGGTGAGACTCCTTCACAACGCTATCATGGACTTTGAAGAAAACAAAGACGTGAAAAAGGTACTTGTGACTGCATGTGCACACGGTGGGATCGCAGGATCTATGATCGTAGAAAGAGCTTAA
- a CDS encoding family 2A encapsulin nanocompartment cargo protein cysteine desulfurase — translation MNTNDPSFLKLKPDSLTTGSPSQFPDEKTLEKMAKEMFGVLQSFGGSHVSTTGFPSNDSLSQNLPKESLPYLEDLKLTDTGFSYSDFLSFPNINIPQSGGGNLASARRDFPILTESVNGKPLVWLDNAATTQKPTSVIERLSHFYLHENSNIHRAAHTLAARSTDAYEKARSLVQGFIGAGSVEEIVFVRGTTEGINLLSNILSDKHIQSGDEILITHLEHHANIVPWQMVCAKKGAKLRVAPVDDSGQIILSEYERLLNSKTKIVSITQVSNALGTVVPVEEMTRSAHKVGALVIVDGAQSVSHMPVNVQEIDCDFFVFSGHKLFAPTGIGVVYGKKSILDSLPPWQGGGNMIKDVNFDHTTFQEAPFRFEAGTGNIADAVGLGAAIEYLNRFGMKQISAFEHDLLEYGTKELLKVPGLHLIGTAKDKAGVLSFVIDGFKTEAIGKKLAEEGIAVRAGHHCAQPILRRFGLESTVRPSLAFYNSCEDIDALIRVLYGLGSQNRIGI, via the coding sequence ATGAATACAAATGATCCGAGTTTTTTAAAATTAAAACCGGACTCATTGACAACTGGTTCCCCGTCGCAGTTTCCTGATGAAAAAACATTAGAAAAAATGGCGAAGGAAATGTTTGGAGTTTTGCAATCGTTTGGTGGAAGTCACGTTTCCACGACAGGTTTTCCGTCAAATGACTCGCTATCGCAAAATTTACCAAAAGAGTCCTTACCTTATTTAGAAGACTTAAAATTAACAGACACAGGTTTTTCCTATTCTGATTTTTTGTCTTTTCCAAATATCAACATACCGCAGTCAGGTGGAGGGAATCTCGCGTCCGCAAGGAGAGATTTTCCTATTTTGACAGAATCAGTCAATGGAAAACCTTTGGTTTGGCTCGACAATGCGGCTACCACACAAAAACCAACTTCGGTGATAGAAAGGTTATCTCATTTTTATCTTCATGAGAATTCCAATATCCATCGCGCAGCCCATACACTAGCAGCAAGATCCACTGATGCTTATGAAAAAGCCAGGTCACTTGTCCAAGGATTTATTGGTGCTGGAAGTGTTGAAGAAATTGTATTTGTGAGAGGAACCACGGAAGGGATTAACCTACTTTCCAATATTTTATCTGACAAACACATCCAATCTGGTGACGAAATTCTCATCACCCATTTGGAACACCACGCAAACATTGTTCCTTGGCAGATGGTCTGTGCCAAAAAAGGCGCAAAGTTACGAGTGGCACCCGTAGATGATTCAGGACAAATCATTCTCAGCGAATACGAACGTTTGTTAAACTCAAAAACAAAAATTGTGTCCATCACACAAGTTTCGAATGCGCTCGGAACCGTTGTGCCCGTGGAAGAGATGACAAGATCGGCACATAAAGTAGGTGCACTTGTGATTGTGGATGGAGCTCAATCTGTTTCTCATATGCCGGTGAATGTTCAGGAGATCGATTGCGACTTCTTTGTGTTTAGTGGTCACAAACTCTTTGCTCCGACGGGCATTGGTGTGGTGTATGGAAAAAAATCCATTCTCGACAGTTTGCCTCCTTGGCAAGGTGGGGGGAATATGATTAAAGATGTCAACTTTGACCATACCACCTTCCAAGAAGCACCGTTTCGTTTCGAGGCAGGAACCGGAAACATCGCTGATGCTGTTGGGCTTGGCGCTGCAATCGAATATCTGAACCGATTTGGAATGAAACAAATTTCAGCCTTCGAACATGATTTATTGGAATATGGCACCAAAGAATTGTTAAAGGTTCCTGGCCTCCATTTGATAGGAACAGCCAAAGACAAAGCAGGTGTGTTGTCCTTTGTCATTGATGGATTCAAAACAGAAGCAATTGGAAAAAAATTAGCAGAAGAAGGAATTGCTGTAAGAGCAGGACACCACTGCGCTCAACCAATCTTAAGAAGATTTGGATTGGAATCAACAGTGAGACCTTCCCTTGCTTTTTACAATTCTTGTGAAGACATTGATGCACTCATCCGAGTGTTATACGGGTTAGGAAGCCAGAATCGGATTGGGATTTAG
- the epsC gene encoding serine O-acetyltransferase EpsC, producing MLSNGQDELYNSILSRQSIPESVVGGKQVASRFLEELFSILFSGYHSERNFTSKDQISDQLELFRIRWKNLLEPYSVYAEKVLGRVVALDDILHNFIAKLPGLYQWMWEDAEAAFLGDPAAESIQEVILAYSGFYAGAVHRVANYFFKSSLPIFPKLLSGVAHEATGIDIHPGAEIGRAFFMDHGTGIVIGETTQIADNVKIYQGVTLGALSVNKSLAKQKRHPTIEEGVVIYAGATILGGETVIGKQSIIGGNAWITQSIPPYSVVYQKSEVRVRSSNEIQGLDFTI from the coding sequence ATGTTATCAAACGGACAAGATGAATTATACAATTCGATCCTCAGTCGCCAATCCATCCCCGAATCAGTAGTGGGTGGCAAACAAGTTGCCAGTCGGTTTTTGGAAGAATTGTTTTCTATTCTTTTTTCAGGATACCACTCCGAACGTAACTTCACTTCCAAAGATCAAATTTCAGACCAGTTGGAACTCTTCCGGATCCGTTGGAAAAATTTACTAGAACCTTACTCTGTTTATGCGGAAAAAGTACTTGGTCGCGTCGTTGCTTTGGATGATATTTTACATAACTTCATCGCCAAACTTCCAGGTCTCTACCAATGGATGTGGGAAGATGCCGAAGCAGCTTTTTTAGGAGATCCTGCGGCAGAAAGTATCCAGGAAGTAATCCTCGCCTATTCGGGGTTTTACGCTGGAGCCGTCCACCGAGTTGCCAATTATTTTTTTAAATCCTCGTTGCCGATTTTTCCAAAACTTTTATCTGGTGTGGCACACGAAGCCACAGGGATCGACATCCATCCCGGTGCAGAAATTGGCAGAGCATTTTTTATGGATCATGGAACAGGGATTGTGATTGGTGAAACCACACAAATTGCGGATAATGTAAAGATTTACCAAGGTGTGACTCTTGGGGCACTTTCGGTAAACAAGTCTTTGGCGAAACAAAAACGCCATCCGACGATCGAAGAGGGAGTTGTGATTTATGCAGGAGCCACGATCCTAGGAGGGGAAACTGTCATCGGCAAACAATCCATCATCGGAGGGAATGCTTGGATCACTCAAAGCATTCCCCCTTATTCTGTTGTGTATCAGAAATCAGAAGTGAGAGTTAGAAGTTCGAACGAAATCCAAGGTTTGGATTTTACCATTTGA
- a CDS encoding family 2A encapsulin nanocompartment shell protein, with the protein MAEQTQHALGDLAARQLANTVKTNAQYGAITPRFLVRLLDWKPLEAGVLRVNRVKSNTQVDVLCGQKGEQELPETFVNYEEKPREYTLSLISTILDVQTRVSDLYSSPHEQINEQLRLAIESVKEKQELELINNEDYGLLKNVPAHQRINTRKGPPTPDDLDDLITKVWKEPSFFLAHPLAIAAFGRECTRRGVPPATVTLFGAQFLTWRGLPLIPTDKLLVNGETNPKSAAGTSSILLLRVGEKKQGVVGLYQSNLPGEQTPGLSVRFMGINRSAIGSYLISLYCSAAILTDDAIAALDNVDVGNYYEYK; encoded by the coding sequence ATGGCAGAACAAACCCAACACGCTTTGGGAGATTTAGCCGCACGCCAACTGGCAAATACGGTAAAAACAAATGCACAGTATGGTGCAATCACCCCACGTTTTTTAGTTAGGTTACTAGATTGGAAACCTTTAGAAGCAGGTGTCCTTCGTGTGAACCGTGTTAAATCCAATACGCAAGTGGACGTACTTTGCGGACAAAAGGGAGAACAAGAACTTCCAGAAACTTTTGTTAACTACGAAGAAAAACCTCGCGAATACACTCTTAGTTTAATCTCCACAATCCTTGATGTACAAACTAGAGTTTCCGATTTATACAGTTCCCCACACGAACAAATCAATGAACAACTTCGTTTGGCGATTGAAAGTGTAAAAGAAAAACAAGAATTAGAACTCATCAATAATGAAGATTATGGACTTCTAAAAAACGTTCCGGCCCACCAACGAATTAACACTAGAAAGGGACCTCCTACTCCTGATGATTTAGATGATTTAATCACAAAAGTTTGGAAAGAACCTTCTTTCTTTTTAGCACACCCACTTGCCATTGCTGCTTTTGGTCGTGAATGTACAAGAAGAGGTGTTCCACCGGCCACAGTAACTCTGTTTGGTGCACAATTTTTAACTTGGAGAGGACTACCACTCATTCCTACGGATAAACTTCTTGTGAATGGCGAAACCAATCCAAAGTCTGCTGCAGGAACTTCTAGTATTTTACTTCTTCGAGTGGGTGAAAAAAAACAAGGGGTTGTGGGTTTATACCAATCCAACCTACCGGGAGAACAAACTCCAGGACTTTCGGTTCGTTTTATGGGAATCAACCGATCTGCCATTGGTTCTTATTTGATTTCTCTTTACTGCTCAGCAGCCATACTTACTGACGATGCGATTGCAGCACTCGACAATGTAGATGTGGGAAATTATTATGAATACAAATGA